One part of the Corallococcus exiguus genome encodes these proteins:
- a CDS encoding efflux RND transporter periplasmic adaptor subunit, with protein sequence MSRRTTWMMGLGALVFLGALLLIRWHGGRGASAVARPGAAVSQELVPRVMEPASRREGFLGVIVASGSVDVAARLEGTLERVNAQVGDTVRQGAVLAQLDTRALQRELAVAQASLQAGEAEQHIASIALTEMQERLQRRSDPQQRALGALSEEELATARFQEQTAVARLRAVEAMVAERKARVAQIAQKISDASVLAPFDGQVANRYLDTGAMVAPGRAVFHLIRSGAQQVRFAIPEDQAASLSVGTRLSVEVPSLGQVLEGRVENLAPEVDAASRMLLAIASVPREGHAPVPSGVVVRVFVQKDAASQAVTP encoded by the coding sequence ATGTCACGACGCACGACATGGATGATGGGCCTGGGCGCCCTGGTCTTCCTGGGGGCGCTCCTGCTCATCCGGTGGCACGGCGGCCGTGGAGCCTCGGCCGTGGCCCGGCCGGGAGCGGCTGTCTCACAGGAACTCGTGCCCCGCGTGATGGAGCCTGCGTCCCGCCGTGAGGGCTTCCTGGGCGTCATCGTTGCCAGCGGCAGCGTGGACGTGGCCGCCAGGCTGGAAGGCACCCTCGAACGCGTGAACGCGCAGGTCGGAGACACCGTGCGCCAGGGCGCGGTCCTCGCCCAGCTGGACACGCGGGCCCTCCAGCGCGAGCTGGCGGTGGCGCAGGCGTCGCTCCAGGCAGGGGAGGCGGAGCAGCACATCGCCTCCATCGCGCTCACGGAGATGCAGGAGCGGCTCCAGCGCCGCTCCGACCCGCAGCAGCGCGCCCTGGGGGCCCTCTCCGAGGAGGAGCTGGCCACCGCACGCTTCCAGGAGCAGACCGCCGTGGCCCGTTTGCGCGCGGTGGAGGCGATGGTGGCGGAGCGCAAGGCGCGCGTGGCGCAGATTGCCCAGAAGATCTCCGATGCCTCCGTCCTCGCGCCTTTCGACGGGCAGGTCGCGAACCGCTACCTCGACACCGGGGCGATGGTGGCTCCCGGCCGCGCCGTCTTCCACCTCATCCGCTCCGGAGCGCAGCAGGTGCGCTTCGCCATTCCGGAGGACCAGGCGGCGAGCCTTTCGGTGGGCACGCGGCTGTCCGTGGAGGTGCCGTCCCTGGGGCAGGTCCTGGAGGGGAGGGTGGAGAACCTGGCACCGGAAGTAGACGCGGCCTCGCGCATGCTCCTGGCCATCGCGAGCGTGCCGCGCGAGGGCCATGCTCCGGTGCCCTCGGGCGTCGTGGTGCGGGTGTTCGTCCAGAAGGACGCCGCTTCCCAGGCGGTCACGCCATGA
- a CDS encoding mersacidin/lichenicidin family type 2 lantibiotic, which yields MMTPDMIIRAWKDPSFRESLTAEQRTQLPANPSGATLNELSETELMDVVGGRIDIGFTATNSCEYICTNLTFSLC from the coding sequence ATGATGACCCCCGACATGATCATCCGCGCCTGGAAGGACCCGTCGTTCCGCGAGAGCCTCACCGCCGAGCAGCGCACCCAGCTGCCCGCGAACCCCTCTGGCGCGACGCTGAACGAGCTGAGCGAGACCGAGCTGATGGACGTGGTCGGCGGCAGGATCGACATCGGCTTCACCGCCACCAACTCCTGTGAGTACATCTGCACCAATCTGACGTTCTCCCTGTGCTGA
- a CDS encoding RluA family pseudouridine synthase, with protein sequence MSQPDDSSGLNDGYVYREWIGAASVGRTTLAHLSDKYRHSTEEEWRARFVRGEVRLDGLIATGDEVLRAHQELCWHRPPWREPEAPDSFELVYEDAALLAVIKPSGLPTLPSGGFLKRTLLSLVRLRWPEASALHRLGRATSGLVLFSRTHEAAAKLSGNWREGDVEKRYRALSDGVAAQESYDIHTPIGLVPHPVLGAVHGATAKGKPSHSRAEVLERRDGQTLFEVRIHTGRPEQIRIHLAAIGHPLTGDPMFASGGLPREHAPGLPGDGGYLLHAETLAFTHPMTAERLRLYAPPPAALRMASEA encoded by the coding sequence ATGTCCCAGCCTGACGACTCCTCCGGCCTGAATGACGGCTACGTGTACCGCGAGTGGATTGGCGCCGCCTCCGTGGGGCGCACCACGCTCGCCCACCTGTCGGACAAGTACCGGCACTCCACCGAGGAGGAGTGGCGTGCGCGCTTCGTGCGTGGCGAGGTGCGACTGGACGGCCTCATCGCGACCGGCGACGAGGTGCTGCGGGCCCACCAGGAGCTCTGCTGGCACCGGCCGCCCTGGCGGGAACCGGAGGCGCCCGACAGCTTCGAGTTGGTGTACGAGGACGCTGCGCTGCTCGCGGTCATCAAGCCGAGCGGGCTGCCGACGCTGCCCTCCGGCGGCTTCCTCAAGCGCACGCTGCTCTCGCTCGTGCGGCTGCGCTGGCCGGAGGCGTCCGCGCTGCACCGGCTGGGGAGGGCGACCTCGGGGCTGGTGCTCTTCTCCCGCACGCATGAAGCCGCCGCGAAGCTCTCAGGCAACTGGCGCGAGGGCGACGTGGAGAAGCGCTACCGGGCGCTCTCGGACGGGGTCGCGGCGCAGGAGTCCTATGACATCCACACGCCCATCGGGCTGGTGCCGCACCCCGTGCTGGGGGCGGTGCACGGGGCGACCGCGAAGGGCAAGCCGTCACACAGCCGCGCGGAGGTCCTGGAGCGGCGTGACGGACAGACCCTCTTCGAGGTGCGCATCCACACGGGCCGCCCCGAGCAGATCCGCATCCACCTGGCGGCCATCGGTCATCCGCTCACGGGAGATCCGATGTTCGCCTCGGGAGGTCTGCCCCGCGAGCACGCGCCCGGCCTGCCCGGAGATGGAGGCTACCTGCTCCACGCGGAGACGCTCGCGTTCACGCACCCCATGACGGCGGAGCGCCTGCGCCTGTACGCCCCACCTCCGGCCGCGTTGAGGATGGCGTCGGAAGCCTGA
- a CDS encoding HlyD family efflux transporter periplasmic adaptor subunit has translation MTSRPSPYRKEALEYRQRAHAESGGDLLRISPAWTRWAYWVLVGALACSLLFFCVGTLFEYAAGPALIRVEGKTDLTVAFSGVVLTVDVQPGQRVVAGQPLVHFASEQEQGTLARISREFELQLVRYLRDPSDEGARQALTGLRAERELAQARLEERTLRAPHAGVVGDLRLQPGQYISSGMRALSLLGDDATVVVLGFLPGQYRPLLVPGMDLRLELQGFAYEYRDLVIESVGDQIIGPAEARRFLGSELGDAIPLEGALVLVRARLPLRTFVREGRTFNYYDGMPARAEARVKSESILLTLVPGLKELLPHGG, from the coding sequence ATGACGTCCAGGCCGAGCCCGTATCGCAAGGAGGCGCTGGAATACCGGCAGCGGGCCCACGCGGAGTCCGGGGGCGACCTCTTGCGGATCAGCCCCGCGTGGACCCGGTGGGCCTACTGGGTGCTGGTGGGCGCGCTGGCCTGTTCGCTGCTCTTCTTCTGCGTGGGCACGCTCTTCGAATACGCGGCGGGCCCCGCGCTCATTCGCGTGGAGGGCAAGACGGACCTGACGGTCGCGTTCTCCGGCGTGGTGCTGACGGTGGACGTGCAGCCCGGCCAGCGCGTCGTCGCGGGCCAGCCGCTGGTGCACTTCGCGTCCGAACAGGAGCAGGGGACCCTGGCGCGCATCTCCCGCGAGTTCGAACTGCAACTCGTCCGCTACCTGCGCGACCCCTCGGATGAAGGGGCACGCCAGGCGCTCACGGGCCTCAGGGCCGAGCGCGAGCTGGCCCAGGCCCGGCTGGAGGAGCGCACGCTGCGAGCACCTCACGCGGGCGTCGTCGGGGACCTGCGGTTGCAGCCCGGCCAGTACATCTCCTCTGGCATGCGCGCGCTGTCGCTCCTGGGGGACGACGCGACGGTGGTGGTGCTGGGCTTCCTGCCGGGGCAGTACCGTCCGCTGCTCGTGCCGGGCATGGACCTGCGCCTGGAGCTGCAGGGCTTCGCCTACGAGTACCGCGACCTCGTCATCGAGTCCGTGGGTGATCAGATCATCGGGCCCGCGGAGGCGCGGCGCTTCCTGGGCTCGGAGCTGGGGGACGCCATTCCCTTGGAGGGAGCGCTGGTGCTCGTGCGCGCGCGGCTGCCGCTGCGGACGTTCGTCCGCGAGGGACGGACCTTCAACTACTACGACGGCATGCCGGCGCGGGCAGAGGCGCGGGTGAAGTCGGAGAGCATCCTGCTCACGCTCGTTCCCGGACTGAAGGAGCTGCTGCCCCATGGCGGATGA
- a CDS encoding peptidase domain-containing ABC transporter, which produces MADESGRGLVERFPALRRLHAAARGQRIPEVRQMTPAECGLACLAMVLGFHGRSVGLDELRRVMGTSQDGLAAAHLLTAGRAFGLRGRGVSVDLDGVTFLPEASVLHWKFTHYVVLERWAPDGVHIVDPAQGRRFVSMEQFRQFFTGVALLFEPGEGFVRAPGKPKRRSRYVEKFARQSQTLTRVFVLSLMLQVLTLSIPLLTGLVVDRVVPRGDYHLLLVLGVGLGALVCFHLLTSLVRSHLLLELRTRVDSDMTLGFLEHLVSLAYPFFQARAAGDLMARLNVTATVREVLSSSLVSTLLDGLLVVLYFVILTVASPGTALLVGALGALQVLVFEVSRRQQRSLLARNLELEARNQSYQIEMLTGMQTLKAFGAEHRAVQHYSSLFVDVLNVSLARGRLTAWVDALSGTLKLSAPLLLLCMGALQVLEGRMSLGTMLSLNALAVALLTPLANLVSTMGQLQLVGSYIERIDDVLDTPVERDTARPEASAELQGRIEMERVSFRFGTLAPMIVQDVSVRIEPGQLVAIVGRSGAGKSTLANLLLGLYLPTGGRVLYDGVDLEQLSLSAVREQVGIVLQEPSFFGATLRANIALGDPSAPPERIVGAAKQAQIHDEIMAMPLQYDTPLADRGMSLSGGQRQRLALARALVRDPKILLLDEATSALDSVTEHRVQDALASLNCTRIVIAHRLSTIRKADLILVMEDGRIVEQGRHETLVQGDGAYARLVSAQL; this is translated from the coding sequence ATGGCGGATGAATCCGGACGGGGGCTCGTGGAGCGCTTCCCCGCGCTGCGAAGGCTCCATGCGGCGGCGCGCGGGCAGCGCATCCCGGAAGTGCGGCAGATGACGCCGGCGGAGTGCGGCCTCGCCTGTCTGGCCATGGTGCTGGGCTTCCATGGCCGGAGCGTGGGACTGGACGAGCTGCGGCGCGTGATGGGCACCTCCCAGGATGGGCTCGCGGCGGCGCACCTGCTGACGGCGGGACGCGCCTTCGGCCTGAGGGGGCGGGGCGTCTCCGTCGACCTGGACGGAGTGACCTTCCTGCCCGAGGCGTCGGTCCTCCACTGGAAGTTCACCCACTATGTCGTCCTGGAGCGGTGGGCTCCCGACGGCGTGCACATCGTCGACCCGGCGCAGGGCCGGCGCTTCGTGTCCATGGAGCAGTTCCGGCAGTTCTTCACCGGCGTGGCGCTGCTCTTCGAACCCGGCGAAGGCTTCGTGCGAGCCCCGGGCAAACCCAAGCGCAGGTCGCGCTACGTGGAGAAGTTCGCGCGCCAATCCCAGACGCTCACGCGGGTGTTCGTCCTGTCGTTGATGTTGCAGGTCCTGACGCTCTCCATCCCCCTGCTGACCGGCCTGGTGGTGGACCGCGTCGTTCCCCGGGGCGACTACCACCTGCTGCTGGTCCTGGGCGTGGGGCTGGGCGCGCTGGTGTGCTTCCACCTGCTGACCTCGCTGGTGCGCAGCCACCTGTTGCTGGAGCTGCGCACGCGGGTGGATTCGGACATGACGCTCGGGTTCCTCGAGCACCTGGTGTCGCTGGCGTATCCCTTCTTCCAGGCGCGCGCCGCGGGCGACCTGATGGCGCGCCTCAACGTCACCGCCACCGTGCGCGAGGTGCTCTCCTCCAGCCTCGTGTCCACGCTGCTGGATGGCCTGCTGGTGGTGCTCTACTTCGTCATCCTGACCGTGGCGAGCCCCGGAACGGCCCTGCTGGTGGGCGCCCTGGGCGCGTTGCAGGTGCTGGTGTTCGAGGTGTCCCGGCGCCAGCAGCGCAGCCTGCTCGCGCGCAACCTGGAGCTGGAGGCGCGCAATCAGAGCTACCAGATTGAAATGCTGACGGGGATGCAGACGCTGAAGGCCTTCGGCGCGGAGCACCGCGCCGTGCAGCACTACTCCAGCCTCTTCGTGGACGTGCTCAACGTCTCCCTGGCCCGAGGCCGGCTGACCGCCTGGGTGGACGCGCTCTCCGGCACGCTGAAGTTGAGCGCGCCGCTGCTGCTGCTCTGCATGGGCGCGCTCCAGGTCCTGGAGGGACGGATGAGCCTGGGGACGATGTTGAGCCTCAACGCGCTGGCCGTGGCCCTGCTCACGCCCCTGGCGAACCTGGTGTCCACGATGGGGCAGCTGCAACTGGTGGGCAGCTACATCGAGCGGATCGATGACGTGCTGGACACCCCGGTGGAGCGAGATACGGCGCGGCCGGAGGCGAGCGCGGAGCTGCAGGGACGGATTGAAATGGAGCGCGTCTCGTTCCGCTTCGGCACCCTGGCGCCGATGATCGTCCAGGACGTGTCCGTGCGCATCGAGCCCGGGCAGTTGGTGGCGATTGTCGGGCGCTCCGGAGCGGGGAAGAGCACGCTCGCGAACCTGCTGCTGGGGCTCTACCTGCCCACGGGAGGACGGGTGCTCTACGACGGAGTCGACCTGGAGCAGCTGTCCTTGAGCGCGGTGCGGGAGCAGGTGGGAATCGTCCTGCAGGAGCCCTCCTTCTTCGGGGCGACGCTGCGCGCGAACATCGCGCTCGGGGACCCGTCAGCGCCCCCGGAGCGCATCGTCGGCGCGGCGAAGCAGGCGCAGATCCACGATGAAATCATGGCCATGCCGCTCCAGTACGACACGCCGCTGGCGGACCGGGGGATGTCCCTGTCCGGAGGCCAGCGGCAGCGGCTGGCCCTGGCCCGCGCCCTGGTGCGCGACCCGAAAATCCTCCTCCTGGATGAAGCGACGAGCGCCCTGGACTCCGTCACCGAGCACCGGGTCCAGGACGCGCTGGCTTCCCTGAACTGCACGCGCATCGTCATCGCGCACCGGTTGAGCACCATCCGCAAGGCGGACCTCATCCTGGTGATGGAGGACGGGCGCATCGTCGAGCAGGGGCGCCATGAGACGCTCGTGCAAGGGGATGGCGCCTACGCCCGGCTGGTGTCAGCCCAGCTCTGA